The Paenibacillus sp. G2S3 region GACATTCCAAGCTAACACGCCTTCGGCGTCCTCTTAAGGACCGTAAGCGTTTATGCAAGAATTATAAGGATAACGTATATCGTGAAACTTATACTTTCTTATCATTCAAAACAAGTAACAGGAGGACTATGCAGGTGAGTAAAAAAATAAATCTTCTGATGTTCAGCGGAGAATACGACAAAGCCATGGCTGGACTGATCCTAGCGAATGCCGCGAGAGATATTGATGTAGAGGTTACGATGTTTTTCTCTTTCTGGGGTTTGTTTCTGGTGCGTGATCCGGAGAAAATGACACTTGAGGATAAGAGTATTTATGAGAAGCTGATGGATGTCATTACGCCAAAGGGCCCTGGGCAACTGCCACTCTCCCATTTGAATTTCAACGGGCTGGGCCGGATGATGCTAGAGGAGATGATGGAGGAGCAAGGCGCGCCGAAGCTGATTCATTTTCTAAAAGGGGCTCGTAAAAAAAATATCAAGTTCTATGCCTGCAAGCTCTCTGTCGAGATCATGGGCTTTAAAACAGAGGAGCTGCTGCCAGAGGTTGAGATTATCGATGCTGCGGCATATTTAAAAGATGCACTAGAAAGCGATGTTCAATTATTTATTTAAATGATTCCACTAGGCTTTAACCCAATTCTCCAAGCAAGCATATACTGGTGCCATAGAAACTACTGGTACGCCGAAAACACACTTATAACCTTAGAATAAACGGTGTACGGGCTGGAGGGA contains the following coding sequences:
- a CDS encoding DsrE/DsrF/DrsH-like family protein: MSKKINLLMFSGEYDKAMAGLILANAARDIDVEVTMFFSFWGLFLVRDPEKMTLEDKSIYEKLMDVITPKGPGQLPLSHLNFNGLGRMMLEEMMEEQGAPKLIHFLKGARKKNIKFYACKLSVEIMGFKTEELLPEVEIIDAAAYLKDALESDVQLFI